AGGAGCACCCGGGCACGAGGATCACCGTCTCCGCCGCCGGGTCGCAGGAGCTCGCCGCCCAGGTCAAGCAGGGGGCGCCCGCGGACGTGCTGGTGACCGCCGACACCAAGACCATGGACGGGCTCAAGGGCGAGACCGGCGAGCCCACCGTCATCGCCAAGAACCGGCTCGTCATCGCCACACGGGAAGGCAACCCGGAGAAGGTCAAGGAGCTCAAGGATCTTGCCGGCAGCAAGTTGAAGGTCGTTCTTGCCGATGACACCGTGCCCGTCGGGCGGTACAGCAAGCAGGTCCTCGACAAGCAGGGCGTCAGCGTGAAGCCCGTCTCCAAGGAAGCCAACGTCCGGTCCGTGCTCAGCAAGGTCGAGCTCGGGGAGGCCGACGCCGGGATCGTGTACAAGACCGATGCCGCCACCGCCCCCGACAAGGTGGACGCCGTCGAGATCCCCGACGCGCAGAACGCCGTCGCCTCCTACCCCGCCGCGACCCTCAAGGGTTCCAAGAACAGCGAGGCGGCCGCCGCGTTCGTGAAGTGGCTCAGCACGCCCGAGGCACAGAAGATGCTGCGGGACGCCGGGTTCCAGAAGCCGTAACGCACAGATGACCCGGCTCCGACCTCCGACCCGCGCGCGCCTGCGGTCCCGTGCGCCGCTCACGCTC
The window above is part of the Streptomyces venezuelae genome. Proteins encoded here:
- the modA gene encoding molybdate ABC transporter substrate-binding protein, whose translation is MSPKFSGRTVRRTVAAAATAALLVPLAACGSDDDSDGKKDEGGKDVSLTVLAASSLTDVFATAEKSYEKEHPGTRITVSAAGSQELAAQVKQGAPADVLVTADTKTMDGLKGETGEPTVIAKNRLVIATREGNPEKVKELKDLAGSKLKVVLADDTVPVGRYSKQVLDKQGVSVKPVSKEANVRSVLSKVELGEADAGIVYKTDAATAPDKVDAVEIPDAQNAVASYPAATLKGSKNSEAAAAFVKWLSTPEAQKMLRDAGFQKP